One Phoenix dactylifera cultivar Barhee BC4 unplaced genomic scaffold, palm_55x_up_171113_PBpolish2nd_filt_p 001081F, whole genome shotgun sequence genomic region harbors:
- the LOC120107922 gene encoding probable glutathione S-transferase GSTF1, which yields MGVKVYGPPTFTSTARVIAALEEMGADYEVVPIDFAAGEHKHPAHLARNPFGQVPAFEDGDLMLFESRAIARYVARKHKSSGPDLLREGNLQESAMVDLWLEVESQQYNPIISSIVYECLISPIYGGVPDRKLIDANVEKLGKLLDLYEDRLSKTKFLAGDFFSLADLNHMPYSQYFMATPHASLFESRPHVKAWWEDLSSRPAVRKTTAGMPKSG from the exons aTGGGGGTGAAGGTATATGGGCCGCCGACTTTTACGTCCACGGCGCGTGTGATCGCGGCGCTGGAGGAGATGGGGGCCGACTACGAGGTGGTGCCGATCGACTTCGCCGCCGGCGAACATAAGCATCCCGCTCACCTCGCCCGAAAC CCCTTCGGTCAGGTGCCGGCGTTCGAGGACGGCGATCTCATGCTCTTTG AATCGCGAGCAATTGCAAGGTACGTGGCGCGCAAGCACAAGTCCTCTGGTCCTGACCTTTTGAGGGAAGGCAACCTACAGGAGTCGGCAATGGTGGATCTGTGGTTGGAAGTGGAGTCCCAGCAATACAACCCAATCATCTCTTCAATCGTCTACGAGTGCCTCATCAGCCCCATCTATGGAGGCGTCCCTGATCGGAAGCTCATCGATGCGAATGTGGAGAAGCTAGGGAAGCTGCTCGACCTGTACGAGGATCGACTCTCAAAGACGAAGTTCCTGGCCGGAGACTTCTTCAGTCTCGCTGACCTCAACCACATGCCTTACTCTCAGTACTTCATGGCCACCCCTCACGCATCGCTCTTCGAATCCCGCCCGCATGTTAAGGCGTGGTGGGAGGACTTGTCATCAAGGCC